Proteins encoded within one genomic window of Fragaria vesca subsp. vesca linkage group LG1, FraVesHawaii_1.0, whole genome shotgun sequence:
- the LOC101301725 gene encoding vesicle-fusing ATPase-like yields MIVTSPAGDSAFTNHAYCSPSDLPTLAVPQSDRCYATVGDNYVLSVSPQEGIESRHIALNATQQNQAGVSVGDKVSVVKFVPPEEHFNLALIKIEIELLGKRTKTREVDAVKLDKLLRNKYMYQIMTVGQKVAFKSDGGREYVFTVQQAAVVDQGRQEKADADDLERGMISSGTYFIFDTPRGSNALKITNQRKIFTHKELDLQKLGIGGLNAEFESIFRRAFASRVVPHHVVNKMGMKHVKGMLLYGPPGTGKTLVARQIGKILNGKAPKIVNGPELLDCYVGESEKNVRELFADAEQDQIVYGDESDLHVIIFDEIDAICKKRSGSSRDSSRIHDNIVNTLLTKMDGVEPLNNILIIGLTNRKELLDEALLRPGRLEVQIQIGLPDKKGRLEILQIHTKKIEESSFLAPDVNLRDLATRAENYSGAELEGVVRSASSFALNRQLSLDDLTKPVDEENIKVTMDDFRHALEEIRPTYGASAEELERCRLNGILNCGDRHRHAYDRAMLLVEQVKSSEASRSLLLKCLLKGASGTGKSALAATIGINSRFPFVRIISAESMIGLYDERAKCDHLKNIFEEAYKSQLSIIILDDIERLMEFIPIGPRFSTMIYQTLLSLLKRLPPKGTKLLVIGTTSEFEFLESVGFCNTFSHTYNVPTLTSEDAKKVLEQLKVVADEDINAAADSLNDMPIQKLFTLIETAGQCAKPGKKKISITDLRNCLRDIGR; encoded by the coding sequence ATGATCGTAACCAGCCCCGCCGGTGACTCCGCCTTCACCAACCACGCCTACTGCTCGCCGTCCGATCTGCCCACCTTGGCCGTCCCTCAATCCGACCGCTGCTATGCCACCGTCGGCGACAACTACGTCCTATCTGTCAGCCCCCAAGAAGGCATAGAGAGCCGTCACATTGCTCTGAATGCGACCCAACAAAACCAAGCTGGGGTTTCTGTCGGTGACAAGGTTTCTGTCGTCAAATTTGTTCCGCCCGAGGAGCACTTTAACTTGGCACTGATCAAGATTGAGATAGAGCTGTTGGGGAAGAGAACCAAAACTCGAGAAGTTGATGCTGTTAAACTCGACAAGTTGCTTAGAAACAAGTACATGTACCAGATTATGACGGTTGGACAAAAAGTAGCATTCAAGTCTGATGGAGGTCGTGAATACGTTTTCACAGTCCAGCAAGCTGCAGTAGTAGATCAGGGACGTCAAGAAAAGGCTGATGCTGATGATCTTGAAAGAGGGATGATATCATCTGGGACATACTTCATCTTCGACACACCAAGGGGTTCAAATGCACTAAAGATAACAAACCAGCGTAAAATCTTTACGCACAAGGAACTTGATCTTCAAAAACTCGGCATTGGTGGATTAAATGCCGAGTTTGAAAGTATATTTCGAAGAGCTTTTGCGTCCCGCGTAGTCCCTCATCATGTGGTAAATAAAATGGGGATGAAACATGTCAAGGGAATGCTGCTTTATGGACCACCTGGTACTGGAAAAACTCTGGTGGCTCGTCAAATAGGGAAAATTTTGAATGGCAAAGCTCCAAAGATTGTTAATGGCCCTGAATTGTTGGACTGTTACGTTGGCGAAAGTGAGAAGAATGTTAGGGAGCTATTTGCTGATGCTGAACAGGATCAAATAGTTTATGGGGATGAAAGTGATTTGCATGTCATAATATTTGACGAAATTGATGCTATTTGTAAGAAAAGATCAGGTTCCAGCCGTGATAGTTCACGCATTCATGATAATATTGTCAACACATTACTTACCAAGATGGATGGAGTGGAGCCTCTGAATAACATTCTAATAATTGGATTGACTAATCGAAAGGAGTTGCTGGATGAAGCCCTTTTGAGACCAGGACGCCTGGAAGTTCAAATTCAGATAGGCCTTCCTGATAAAAAAGGCCGCTTAGAGATTCTTCAAATTCATACAAAAAAGATAGAGGAGAGCTCTTTTCTTGCTCCCGATGTGAATCTTCGAGACCTTGCTACTCGTGCAGAAAACTATAGTGGTGCAGAACTTGAAGGTGTTGTTAGAAGTGCTTCGTCATTTGCTTTGAATAGACAACTGAGTCTGGACGATCTTACCAAGCCAGTGGATGAGGAGAATATTAAAGTTACCATGGATGATTTTAGACACGCTCTTGAAGAAATTAGACCTACTTATGGAGCCTCAGCAGAGGAGCTTGAACGATGCAGGTTAAATGGCATTTTGAATTGTGGTGATCGACATAGGCATGCTTATGACAGAGCTATGCTACTCGTGGAGCAAGTTAAATCGAGTGAAGCAAGTCGTTCTCTTCTTCTCAAATGCCTTCTAAAAGGCGCTAGTGGCACTGGCAAATCGGCCTTGGCAGCTACCATCGGCATCAACAGCCGATTTCCATTTGTCAGGATTATTTCGGCTGAGTCCATGATTGGTCTTTATGACGAAAGAGCAAAATGTGATCACCTCAAAAACATCTTCGAAGAAGCTTACAAGTCACAATTGAGCATCATTATCTTGGACGACATTGAGAGGTTGATGGAGTTTATTCCTATCGGTCCAAGGTTTTCAACCATGATATATCAAACACTATTGAGTCTTCTGAAGCGCCTTCCCCCAAAGGGGACCAAGCTTCTGGTGATTGGAACAACCAGTGAATTCGAATTCTTGGAGTCAGTTGGCTTCTGCAACACATTTTCTCACACTTACAATGTCCCTACATTAACTAGTGAGGATGCAAAGAAGGTGTTAGAGCAGTTGAAAGTTGTTGCTGATGAGGACATTAACGCAGCTGCTGATTCCCTGAATGACATGCCTATCCAGAAGCTCTTTACCTTGATTGAGACAGCAGGCCAATGTGCCAAGCCTGGAAAAAAGAAAATAAGTATCACTGACTTGCGCAATTGCCTTCGGGATATTGGGCGATAG
- the LOC101299801 gene encoding translation machinery-associated protein 22-like: MAGKPQPVRVLYCAVCSLPAEYCEFGPDFEKCKPWLIQNAPELYPDLVKDATAKEADRVADQLNATGISYGSGDGATASGGTSAPKEEVKRLPGGKVKKKEKLEVIIEKVTRNKRKSITTVKGLDLFGVKLSDASKKLGKKFATGASVVKGPTEKDQIDVQGDIFYDIVEFITATWPDVPASAIFFIEDGRKVPAV; the protein is encoded by the exons ATGGCGGGAAAACCCCAACCGGTCCGCGTTCTGTACTGCGCCGTCTGCAGCTTACCAGCAGAGTACTGCGAATTCGGACCCGATTTCGAGAAATGCAAGCCCTGGTTGATCCAAAACGCCCCGGAGCTTTACCCCGATCTCGTCAAAG ATGCTACTGCGAAAGAAGCGGATAGAGTAGCCGATCAGTTGAACGCCACCGGTATCTCTTACGGTAGTGGCGACGGAGCTACTGCTTC TGGTGGAACTTCAGCACCTAAAGAAGAGGTGAAGCGACTGCCGGGTGGGAAGGTTAAGAAAAAG GAGAAGCTGGAAGTTATTATTGAAAAGGTTACACGTAATAAGCGGAAATCTATCACAACTGTCAAAGGGCTGGACCTTTTTG GTGTCAAGCTTAGTGATGCTTCAAAGAAGTTGGGGAAGAAATTTGCTACAGGAGCTTCTGTTGTTAAG GGGCCAACCGAGAAGGATCAAATTGATGTTCAAGGGGATATATTTTATGATATTGTGGAATTCATTACCGCCACATGGCCTGAT GTCCCAGCATCTGCAATTTTCTTTATTGAAGATGGCAGAAAGGTTCCAGCTGTTTAA
- the LOC101302014 gene encoding cytokinin dehydrogenase 2-like — MAYLSYFFTLLMAPLLLGLFMFSTAVTGQLGLPYDVASKLHNDSQSINSTASDWGHIFHEYAAAVLYPNSTNDIATLLQFANNGSTTFGIAARGQGHSARGQAMAKDGIVINMTTLNNMGSRIVVSQSGEYADVGGEQLWIDVLRATVDQGLSPVSWTDYLYLSVGGTLSNAGISGQTFRYGPQITNVYELDVVTGKGDVITCSSKQTSELFYSALGGLGQVGIITRARIALQPAPNRAVWIRLFYSDFSAFSKDQELLIASKGKQGSVGFDYVEGFVLMPQGPVDLSFYSVADQPRITALLEQYGILYTIEIAKYYDDKAAKTIAKVVEILLKQFSYIPGFIFQQDVSYIDFLNRVHTEEKFLRTLGLWEVAHPWLNLFVPKSGIADFDSGVFKGILLKQKVPAGLVIVYPMNRNKWDDKMTAVIPEEDVFYVVALLHSSGLEEWQLFDEVNAQILQFCNDTGIEIKQYLPHYEKQQDWTDHFGSKWQTFQEMKVKYDPNKILAPGQRVFDDL, encoded by the exons ATGGCTTACTTGAGTTACTTCTTCACCCTACTCATGGCTCCTCTCCTCCTAGGGCTTTTCATGTTCTCCACCGCCGTGACCGGCCAACTCGGACTACCGTACGACGTTGCGTCGAAGCTTCATAACGACAGCCAGTCCATCAACTCCACTGCTTCAGATTGGGGCCATATTTTCCATGAATACGCAGCTGCAGTTCTGTATCCAAACTCAACAAACGACATAGCAACGTTGTTGCAATTCGCCAACAATGGCTCTACGACTTTCGGCATAGCAGCCAGAGGCCAGGGCCATTCGGCTCGCGGCCAGGCCATGGCCAAGGACGGCATTGTCATAAACATGACGACTCTGAACAACATGGGGTCACGAATTGTGGTGTCGCAGAGTGGTGAATATGCTGATGTTGGTGGTGAGCAGCTGTGGATCGATGTGTTGCGTGCAACAGTTGATCAAGGCCTATCTCCGGTATCGTGGACGGATTACCTCTATCTCAGTGTTGGTGGGACGCTCAGCAATGCCGGCATTAGCGGTCAAACTTTCCGTTATGGTCCTCAGATCACCAATGTGTATGAACTGGATGTCGTAACCG GGAAAGGGGATGTAATAACTTGCTCCTCAAAGCAGACATCTGAGCTATTCTATTCGGCTCTCGGAGGTTTAGGCCAAGTCGGCATTATAACCCGAGCAAGAATTGCACTACAGCCAGCTCCCAATAGG GCTGTTTGGATACGGCTATTTTACAGCGACTTCTCTGCATTTTCAAAAGACCAGGAACTTCTTATCGCAAGCAAGGGAAAGCAGGGAAGTGTTGGATTCGATTATGTTGAAGGTTTTGTTCTAATGCCGCAGGGTCCTGTAGACCTTTCCTTCTATTCAGTAGCTGACCAACCGAGAATAACTGCTTTACTAGAACAATACGGAATCCTTTACACCATTGAAATAGCCAAATACTATGATGATAAAGCTGCAAAAACCATAGCTAAG GTGGTTGAGATATTGCTCAAGCAGTTCAGCTACATTCCTGGATTCATATTCCAGCAAGATGTATCCTACATAGATTTTCTGAATAGAGTGCATACTGAAGAGAAATTTCTCCGAACACTTGGTTTATGGGAAGTTGCTCATCCATGGCTAAATCTCTTCGTGCCAAAATCAGGAATTGCAGACTTTGATTCTGGTGTTTTCAAAGGCATTCTTCTGAAACAAAAGGTTCCGGCGGGACTTGTCATCGTTTACCCCATGAACCGAAACAA GTGGGACGATAAGATGACTGCAGTTATACCAGAGGAAGATGTGTTCTATGTTGTGGCGCTTTTGCATTCAAGTGGGCTCGAAGAATGGCAGCTATTTGATGAAGTCAATGCACAAATATTACAGTTCTGTAATGATACTGGTATTGAGATTAAGCAGTACCTTCCCCATTATGAAAAACAGCAAGATTGGACAGACCATTTTGGATCAAAATGGCAAACTTTCCAGGAAATGAAGGTTAAGTATGATCCAAACAAGATACTAGCCCCAGGACAAAGGGTTTTCGATGACTTGTAA